Proteins encoded in a region of the Pirellulales bacterium genome:
- a CDS encoding glycosyltransferase family 39 protein gives MRAVATLPIVFMPHEPIWGDFERAPQPRPEFVLGEQFVESHPERWRQLLIAARWAILPFTVMGGLVCYLWARDLFGRKAGLTALCLWCFCPNILTWSSLVCTDGAAAAMGAAAGYTFWRWLRLPTWRRAMLAGLFMGLALLSKMTWLVLFTVWPAVWTVWRGGGRSAAAAEKPGAARLAAVLLIGVYVVNLGYAFDGAMTPLGRFQFARRLFGGGGSPDGASMPALRLPLDWLRWLPVPLPAEFVRGVDLQRADFEKGLPSYLLGEWSDHGWWYYYLVGLAIKVPLGTWCLGLLTSLALLRRWWPRNRLRSTPSRQNAGAPGAFDDFAVLAPAVAVLALVSSQSGFSGHFRYALPAFPFAFVWISQSANQAGWKKPWRSAVVLGAVLWSMASSLAVFPHTMSYFNEVVGGPANGHRYMLGSSLSWSQEYFYVRRWLCGHADADSPYTLLERSISLERLGLRSRGEPPPGTAAEARRRGLSIDANGPVPGWHVVSLQRLHDPSGAYLYFERFQPVATIGYSTRVYQIELSEANRVRRTMGLPQIMGPNLSSAKLLEEMAAARSSRRPVKVALFAPAHDTRTPARERATGIIVADGAGLSSIAVTEHDLRGGCLERYDVLLIGGGQASVQGGALGTAGRAAVREFVRRGGGYVGVCAGAHLAGVNHE, from the coding sequence ATGCGCGCGGTGGCGACGCTGCCCATCGTTTTCATGCCGCACGAGCCGATTTGGGGCGATTTTGAGCGCGCACCCCAACCACGGCCGGAGTTCGTGCTCGGCGAACAGTTCGTCGAGTCGCATCCCGAGCGCTGGCGCCAGCTCCTCATCGCCGCGCGCTGGGCCATTCTACCGTTCACCGTCATGGGCGGTCTCGTCTGTTACCTTTGGGCCAGGGATCTCTTCGGCCGCAAAGCGGGGCTGACCGCGCTGTGCCTCTGGTGCTTTTGCCCCAACATCCTCACTTGGTCGTCGCTCGTCTGCACGGACGGCGCCGCCGCGGCGATGGGCGCCGCCGCCGGATACACTTTCTGGCGTTGGTTGCGGCTGCCTACGTGGCGACGCGCCATGCTCGCGGGTTTGTTCATGGGGCTGGCGTTACTGTCGAAGATGACATGGCTTGTACTCTTCACAGTCTGGCCCGCCGTTTGGACGGTGTGGAGAGGCGGCGGTCGAAGTGCCGCCGCGGCGGAAAAGCCCGGCGCCGCCCGCCTGGCCGCGGTTTTGCTTATCGGCGTTTACGTCGTGAATCTCGGCTACGCCTTCGATGGCGCGATGACGCCGCTTGGCCGGTTCCAGTTTGCCCGCCGCCTCTTTGGCGGCGGAGGCAGTCCCGATGGCGCAAGTATGCCCGCTCTACGTCTCCCACTCGACTGGCTACGTTGGCTGCCGGTGCCGCTGCCCGCGGAATTCGTCCGCGGCGTCGACCTGCAACGCGCGGACTTCGAAAAGGGCTTGCCGTCTTATCTGCTCGGCGAATGGTCGGACCACGGCTGGTGGTACTATTATCTCGTTGGCCTGGCCATCAAGGTTCCTTTAGGGACGTGGTGCCTCGGCCTGTTGACCTCGTTGGCTCTGCTACGGCGCTGGTGGCCACGGAATCGCTTACGCTCTACCCCTTCACGGCAAAACGCGGGTGCGCCGGGCGCCTTCGATGACTTCGCGGTTCTCGCACCGGCCGTCGCCGTGCTGGCGCTCGTGAGCTCCCAAAGCGGGTTCAGCGGTCATTTCCGCTACGCCCTGCCCGCTTTCCCGTTCGCGTTCGTTTGGATCAGCCAATCGGCGAATCAGGCGGGCTGGAAAAAGCCCTGGCGGTCGGCAGTCGTGCTTGGCGCGGTGTTATGGTCGATGGCGAGCAGCTTGGCGGTGTTCCCGCACACGATGTCGTACTTCAATGAGGTCGTCGGCGGCCCGGCCAACGGCCATCGCTACATGCTCGGTTCGAGTCTAAGCTGGTCGCAAGAGTACTTTTACGTTCGCCGCTGGCTCTGCGGCCATGCGGATGCCGACTCGCCCTACACGTTGCTGGAGCGCTCCATATCGCTGGAGCGCCTCGGCCTTCGCAGTCGCGGCGAGCCGCCGCCCGGCACGGCCGCTGAAGCCAGGAGGCGCGGCCTAAGCATCGACGCCAACGGTCCCGTGCCCGGCTGGCACGTCGTCAGCCTCCAGCGACTGCACGACCCCAGCGGCGCGTATCTCTATTTCGAGCGATTCCAGCCGGTCGCGACAATCGGGTACTCGACGCGCGTCTATCAGATTGAGCTGTCGGAGGCGAATCGGGTGCGCCGGACGATGGGATTGCCGCAAATCATGGGGCCGAATCTGTCGTCCGCGAAGCTGCTTGAGGAGATGGCGGCGGCGCGATCTTCGCGCCGTCCAGTGAAGGTGGCCTTGTTCGCCCCGGCGCACGACACGCGCACGCCCGCGCGCGAACGAGCGACGGGGATCATTGTCGCGGACGGCGCCGGCTTATCATCGATCGCGGTCACGGAACACGATCTTCGCGGCGGTTGCCTTGAAAGGTATGACGTGCTCTTGATAGGCGGCGGCCAGGCGAGCGTCCAGGGTGGCGCCTTGGGGACCGCTGGACGAGCGGCCGTGCGAGAGTTTGTGCGTCGTGGCGGCGGTTACGTGGGCGTCTGCGCCGGCGCGCATCTGGCGGGCGTGAACCACGAATGA